In a genomic window of Williamwhitmania sp.:
- a CDS encoding MMPL family transporter, giving the protein MLTAVSRLIFRNRPTIIAILLAFTAFMAYEGTSVKLSYESASLLSNSDSTLIRYNQFKQKFGEDGNVLVIGIQDDNIFKLSQFNAWYDLGNQVHSVNGVQEVVSMARTINLVKNTETHHFDFVPLVRERPTTQAEVDTIEKQILGLKFYQGLLYNPKTHACLMAVTLDKKKLNDISRITIVKDITTLAKAYQQNEGVRVHFSGLPYIRTVTTQKVKNELGLFIIMSLVVAALIMFLFFKSVKVVLSSLIVVAISIVWVLGTTALFGYKITILTGVIPSLVVIIAIENCIYILNKYHWEFRSHGNKIKALTRVVQRIGLASLMTNAATAIGFAAFILVPNQMLREFGVVTAINVMLEFVLCITLLPIIFSYLAPPDDKHTKHLSSSFFSGMLNKIIYAITHKRKLIYGVAGTLLLFGAVGISLIKTSGKVVDDLQKSDPIYLDLEFFEHNFGGVMPFEISVDTKKKNGAMQYSTIEKINQLQEKINKHPQFSKPLSMAEMLKFARQAYYGGKPSMYSLPNSMENNFVIAYIPQKMDGKRSPLHSFLDSTKQVTRISFQMADLGTKKMDALTHQIQQTVDSIFPKDRYNVIITGNSVVYAKGTNFLIRNLFQSVAIAIILISLLMALLFSSFKMILVSMIPNIIPLLITAALMGFIGIPIKPSTIIVFSIALGISVDNAIQYLSRYRHELKVSKGDIKHSVIFALREAGFSMIYTSIVLVLGFSVFIVSGFGGTQALGILISTTLFIAMFFNIMVLPSLLLTIDKRWVSKSFTEEPILEVFEDEYTDTDQPDL; this is encoded by the coding sequence ATGCTAACCGCCGTATCGAGGTTGATATTCAGAAATCGACCAACTATTATTGCTATTCTGCTTGCCTTTACAGCCTTTATGGCCTACGAGGGGACCTCGGTAAAGCTCTCCTATGAGTCTGCTTCACTTCTTTCGAATAGCGATAGTACGCTTATTCGTTACAATCAATTCAAACAAAAGTTTGGAGAAGATGGCAACGTGCTTGTTATTGGCATTCAAGACGATAACATATTTAAGTTGAGTCAGTTCAACGCTTGGTACGACTTGGGAAATCAAGTCCACAGCGTGAATGGAGTTCAGGAGGTGGTGAGCATGGCCAGAACCATAAACTTGGTCAAGAATACCGAAACCCACCATTTCGACTTTGTACCTTTAGTTAGGGAAAGGCCCACTACCCAGGCCGAGGTAGATACCATAGAAAAACAGATTCTCGGCCTTAAATTCTACCAAGGTCTACTCTACAATCCAAAAACTCACGCCTGCCTCATGGCAGTAACGCTCGATAAAAAGAAACTGAACGATATTAGCAGAATAACCATTGTAAAGGATATCACCACCCTTGCGAAGGCATACCAGCAAAACGAGGGAGTCCGCGTTCACTTTTCAGGACTTCCATACATAAGAACAGTCACTACCCAAAAGGTGAAAAATGAGCTTGGATTATTTATAATCATGAGCTTGGTGGTAGCTGCCCTAATAATGTTTCTATTCTTCAAATCGGTAAAGGTTGTTCTAAGCTCTTTAATAGTTGTCGCCATTAGCATTGTGTGGGTGCTCGGCACAACCGCACTCTTTGGTTATAAAATCACCATTCTCACTGGCGTAATCCCATCGCTAGTTGTGATTATTGCCATTGAAAATTGCATCTACATCCTCAATAAGTATCACTGGGAGTTTCGTAGCCATGGAAATAAGATAAAGGCATTAACTAGAGTGGTTCAACGCATTGGACTTGCTTCCTTAATGACCAATGCTGCTACCGCAATTGGGTTTGCCGCATTTATTCTTGTGCCCAACCAGATGTTACGTGAGTTTGGCGTCGTAACCGCCATTAATGTAATGCTGGAATTTGTGCTCTGCATAACTCTGCTGCCAATAATTTTCAGCTACTTAGCACCACCAGACGACAAACACACCAAGCATCTCAGCAGTAGCTTTTTTAGTGGTATGCTCAACAAGATTATTTACGCAATTACCCACAAACGAAAGTTAATTTATGGCGTTGCTGGAACACTGCTGCTGTTTGGAGCAGTTGGTATCAGCCTAATTAAAACATCGGGCAAGGTGGTAGACGATCTGCAAAAGAGTGACCCCATTTACCTCGACCTTGAATTTTTTGAGCATAACTTTGGCGGAGTCATGCCATTTGAAATATCGGTGGATACCAAGAAGAAAAATGGTGCCATGCAATACTCCACAATTGAAAAAATAAATCAGCTACAGGAGAAAATTAACAAGCACCCCCAGTTTTCCAAGCCACTATCGATGGCCGAAATGCTCAAGTTTGCCCGTCAGGCTTACTATGGAGGAAAACCATCGATGTATTCGTTACCCAACTCCATGGAAAACAACTTTGTGATTGCATACATCCCACAAAAGATGGATGGCAAAAGGAGCCCGCTGCATTCATTCCTCGATAGCACAAAGCAGGTTACCCGCATCAGCTTTCAAATGGCAGATCTTGGCACCAAAAAAATGGATGCTTTAACCCACCAGATACAGCAAACCGTTGATTCCATTTTTCCAAAAGACCGCTATAACGTAATTATTACGGGAAATAGTGTTGTATACGCAAAAGGCACCAACTTCCTTATTCGAAACCTATTTCAGAGCGTTGCCATTGCCATCATCCTTATTTCATTGCTCATGGCGCTACTCTTTTCTTCATTTAAGATGATATTGGTATCCATGATTCCCAACATCATCCCCTTGCTTATAACGGCGGCCCTCATGGGCTTTATTGGCATTCCCATAAAGCCATCCACCATAATTGTATTTAGCATTGCCCTCGGAATTTCAGTGGACAATGCCATACAGTACCTTTCGCGCTACAGGCACGAGCTCAAGGTTTCTAAAGGTGACATCAAGCATTCGGTAATATTCGCCCTTCGCGAAGCGGGGTTTAGCATGATTTATACAAGCATAGTTCTTGTTCTTGGCTTTAGCGTATTCATCGTTTCCGGCTTTGGTGGCACCCAGGCGCTGGGGATACTTATCTCAACCACCCTTTTTATCGCCATGTTTTTCAACATTATGGTACTACCATCCTTGTTGCTAACCATTGATAAACGATGGGTGAGCAAATCGTTTACCGAAGAACCTATACTGGAGGTATTCGAGGATGAATATACAGATACCGATCAACCTGATTTATAG
- a CDS encoding carboxypeptidase-like regulatory domain-containing protein → MKALVTKFLILSMTTLLWVGVGPATAQINDSYTAISGVVKDSNSKEVLPFSSITAVGSNVSTVANSEGEFTIKIPLSDTAAIFEISHLGYVNRRFRAADINPSDKFFYLDPYAVALQPVVIKPENGRSLILEALDKVKDNYSSQPNAMKAFYREYVRENRDYLSISEALVDIYKASYTSGIDDDRVKIEKARKGTNIKKADTLAVKLEGGPKVMLMLDIVANPDVILSRESLEDYHLEVVDMVNIDNELNYVVQFTPIVILPYPLYIGKVYISKESKAITMLEFHMDLSDKLKASQQFIRKKPTGLVFTPSLANYRVTYKLQDGKYYLNYVRSELKFKCDWKKKWFKNNYTVVAEMAITDRSTKNAVKFPLKESFKSSDVFADKIGSFFEPDYWGANNTIEPEESIEAALKKFNRQAKRSQK, encoded by the coding sequence ATGAAAGCATTGGTTACCAAATTTCTAATTCTGAGCATGACGACACTGCTTTGGGTAGGCGTTGGACCTGCTACTGCTCAGATCAACGACAGCTACACCGCCATAAGTGGTGTGGTTAAGGACTCAAATTCGAAAGAAGTTCTGCCGTTTTCAAGCATTACGGCAGTTGGCTCAAACGTTTCGACAGTTGCAAATTCAGAGGGAGAATTTACAATAAAGATTCCCCTATCAGACACTGCTGCAATTTTTGAAATTTCTCATCTTGGGTATGTTAACCGTAGGTTTCGGGCGGCAGATATTAATCCTTCCGACAAATTTTTTTATCTTGATCCCTATGCTGTGGCCCTTCAACCTGTTGTTATTAAGCCAGAGAATGGACGTAGCCTAATTCTTGAAGCGTTAGATAAGGTGAAGGATAATTACAGTTCTCAACCAAATGCAATGAAGGCCTTTTACAGGGAATATGTAAGGGAGAACAGGGATTACCTTTCAATTTCTGAAGCATTGGTTGATATCTATAAAGCTTCATATACTAGCGGCATCGACGACGATCGCGTGAAAATTGAGAAGGCTCGAAAGGGAACCAATATTAAAAAAGCAGATACCCTTGCCGTAAAATTGGAGGGTGGTCCTAAGGTTATGTTGATGTTAGATATTGTTGCAAATCCAGATGTAATTCTATCGCGTGAAAGCCTTGAAGACTATCATCTTGAGGTTGTAGACATGGTGAATATTGATAATGAATTGAACTACGTTGTTCAGTTTACACCAATTGTAATTTTGCCATATCCACTCTACATTGGAAAAGTTTACATTTCAAAAGAGAGTAAAGCTATTACCATGTTGGAGTTTCATATGGACTTGTCAGATAAGCTGAAGGCTAGCCAGCAATTTATTCGCAAGAAACCCACGGGCCTTGTATTTACCCCGAGTCTTGCCAATTATAGGGTTACCTATAAATTGCAGGATGGGAAATACTATCTGAACTATGTACGCAGCGAATTAAAGTTCAAGTGCGACTGGAAAAAGAAATGGTTCAAGAACAACTATACTGTTGTGGCAGAAATGGCTATAACCGATAGGTCTACCAAAAATGCAGTAAAATTCCCTCTCAAGGAATCATTTAAATCGAGCGATGTATTTGCCGATAAGATTGGTAGTTTCTTTGAGCCGGACTATTGGGGTGCCAACAATACGATTGAACCGGAGGAGTCAATCGAAGCTGCACTTAAAAAGTTTAATCGACAGGCAAAGCGTAGCCAAAAGTAG
- a CDS encoding YciI family protein, with product MLYIVVVTYLKPIEEVDHFLVAHRKFLSIHYASGQFIASGPQNPRTGGVIISRGKSKEEVLNLLKEDPFNLNGIAQYEVIEFDPVLYHDSFKPLIS from the coding sequence ATGCTCTATATTGTTGTTGTTACTTACCTGAAGCCAATTGAGGAGGTTGACCATTTTCTCGTGGCGCACAGAAAATTTCTAAGTATCCACTATGCCAGTGGCCAATTTATCGCTTCTGGACCACAAAACCCAAGAACTGGTGGCGTAATTATTTCGAGAGGGAAGAGTAAAGAGGAGGTTTTGAACCTGCTCAAGGAAGATCCATTTAACCTGAATGGTATTGCTCAGTATGAAGTAATTGAGTTCGACCCGGTGCTTTACCACGACTCGTTCAAGCCCTTAATTAGCTGA
- a CDS encoding tautomerase family protein, with protein sequence MPLVKVEIIAGKSSQYKKALMDGIHQALVNTIKIPDHDRRQRLYELSTECFEHGGRSDSYTIIEVTMFKGRSAEAKKSFYREVVEFLTANPGIPSNDITIVINDPPLENWGIRGGKPASEVDLGINLNV encoded by the coding sequence ATGCCGTTGGTTAAGGTTGAGATTATAGCGGGTAAGAGTTCCCAGTATAAAAAGGCACTGATGGATGGAATCCATCAAGCATTGGTTAATACCATCAAAATTCCTGACCACGATCGTCGCCAGCGTTTGTATGAGTTGTCTACTGAGTGCTTCGAGCATGGTGGCAGAAGCGATAGCTACACCATAATTGAGGTAACCATGTTCAAGGGGCGTAGCGCGGAGGCTAAGAAGTCCTTTTACAGGGAGGTGGTAGAATTTCTCACAGCTAATCCAGGAATTCCAAGCAACGATATAACCATTGTAATTAATGATCCTCCCTTGGAAAACTGGGGGATTAGAGGCGGCAAACCAGCTTCTGAGGTCGATTTAGGTATTAACTTAAACGTATAG
- a CDS encoding RNA polymerase sigma-70 factor → MPLKNINIQRKIQNSDIVEFERLFRTFYAPLCRYALQFLKDMDLAEEVVQEFFYNYWKKRDEIAIKISLKSYFYRSIRNNALRYLEHVAITRQYAQSVVATQEEFGMEYASDELEMKELNAIIEQTLNELPERSRRVFKMSRFEGLKYQEIADALSVSIKTVEADMGKALQLFRKKLKHYDEYAV, encoded by the coding sequence ATGCCCCTGAAAAACATTAACATCCAGCGTAAGATTCAAAATAGCGATATTGTTGAATTTGAAAGGCTCTTTCGTACATTCTATGCCCCACTTTGCCGATATGCCCTTCAATTTCTTAAGGATATGGATTTAGCAGAAGAGGTTGTTCAGGAGTTTTTCTACAACTATTGGAAAAAAAGGGATGAGATTGCCATAAAGATTTCCCTTAAATCATACTTCTACCGATCCATAAGAAACAACGCTCTTCGATATCTCGAGCACGTTGCCATAACAAGGCAATATGCACAAAGTGTAGTCGCTACGCAGGAGGAATTTGGGATGGAGTATGCTTCTGACGAGCTGGAGATGAAAGAGTTGAATGCCATTATTGAGCAAACCTTGAATGAACTACCTGAACGCAGCCGGCGTGTTTTTAAAATGAGTCGTTTTGAGGGGTTGAAATATCAGGAGATTGCTGATGCTCTTTCCGTATCCATTAAGACAGTGGAAGCTGATATGGGAAAGGCACTTCAACTTTTCAGGAAGAAGCTGAAGCATTACGATGAGTATGCAGTTTAA
- a CDS encoding class I SAM-dependent methyltransferase translates to MDLLEKCAVCSFHKKWIEQCGRGSLGALGWENEIGQQKRFEILAQMANLSSFSILDLGCGYGHFKKFLDQRFSNFSYTGIDFMPEFIEEAEQTFAGCSNTKFFQSDFSVNNIPTADYIFASGVFCYQSNDLTYYTNLIKKMVSHARRGVGFNMLNIATFPHSSFLKAHERDTTLALCKSLAKKVLVTENYLPDDFTIFIYKES, encoded by the coding sequence ATGGATCTGCTCGAAAAATGCGCTGTGTGTTCCTTTCACAAAAAATGGATTGAACAGTGCGGAAGAGGTAGTTTGGGCGCGCTCGGCTGGGAAAATGAGATTGGCCAGCAAAAACGTTTTGAAATTCTGGCCCAAATGGCCAACCTGAGCAGTTTTTCGATACTAGATTTGGGCTGTGGTTACGGCCACTTTAAGAAATTTCTTGACCAACGCTTTAGCAACTTTTCCTATACCGGCATCGATTTTATGCCGGAATTCATTGAAGAAGCAGAACAAACTTTTGCAGGATGTTCCAACACCAAATTTTTTCAAAGTGATTTCTCTGTAAATAATATTCCTACAGCTGATTACATTTTCGCCAGTGGGGTATTCTGCTACCAGAGCAACGATCTGACATACTACACCAATCTGATTAAGAAAATGGTTAGCCATGCAAGGAGAGGTGTCGGTTTTAATATGCTTAACATTGCGACATTTCCCCATAGCTCATTCTTAAAAGCGCATGAGCGCGACACTACCCTTGCCCTATGTAAATCGTTGGCAAAAAAAGTTTTAGTAACGGAGAACTATCTTCCCGATGACTTTACAATCTTTATCTACAAAGAAAGTTAG
- a CDS encoding DUF3795 domain-containing protein, with product MEATVLNKTGYCGVFCGDCIPSRSELFCVARTLKSELAVNHLEKYAQIREQKQEVFKDYNQFLDVLNAIINLECSGSCRKGGCNENCEVRSCATSRELVGCWACDEMEQCEKLSHLKKHHPNLDFHLNIIATEGLVAFHNKRKSHYAWNK from the coding sequence ATGGAGGCAACTGTTCTTAATAAAACTGGCTACTGTGGAGTTTTTTGTGGCGACTGTATTCCTTCTAGGTCAGAGCTATTTTGTGTGGCACGTACGCTCAAATCGGAGCTTGCCGTTAATCACCTCGAAAAGTATGCACAAATTAGGGAGCAGAAGCAAGAGGTGTTTAAGGACTACAACCAATTTCTTGATGTTTTGAATGCCATCATAAATTTGGAGTGCAGCGGAAGTTGTCGAAAGGGGGGATGTAACGAAAACTGCGAGGTTAGAAGTTGTGCCACATCGCGCGAATTGGTTGGGTGTTGGGCATGTGACGAAATGGAGCAATGTGAAAAACTTTCACACCTTAAAAAACACCACCCAAATCTCGATTTTCATCTTAATATTATTGCCACAGAGGGATTGGTTGCCTTTCACAATAAACGGAAATCGCACTATGCATGGAACAAGTAA
- a CDS encoding CoA-binding protein: protein MEQVTKNRMEIKEQIDTFLRGKTIAVAGVSRHKKKFGYLAYLELKEAGYKVFPINPNMAEIDGEHCYPRLSSIEEQVDSLLVCTESVGLVVDEAVALGIQNIWLQNGINADKLGNLAILGISLVQNECILMYAVPRKFPHNLHRFIRKTFGTLHA, encoded by the coding sequence ATGGAACAAGTAACCAAAAATAGGATGGAGATAAAGGAGCAGATAGATACCTTTTTGCGTGGTAAAACCATTGCTGTAGCAGGTGTATCGCGCCACAAGAAGAAGTTTGGATATCTTGCATACTTGGAGTTGAAGGAAGCTGGTTACAAAGTATTCCCCATCAACCCCAATATGGCAGAAATTGACGGTGAGCATTGTTACCCAAGACTTTCTTCCATAGAGGAGCAGGTGGATTCACTGTTGGTATGTACGGAGTCCGTTGGGTTGGTGGTTGATGAGGCTGTTGCCTTAGGTATTCAGAATATTTGGCTACAAAATGGCATTAACGCCGATAAGTTGGGTAATCTAGCTATTCTTGGGATAAGTCTAGTGCAAAATGAGTGCATTCTTATGTATGCTGTTCCGCGCAAATTTCCTCATAACCTGCATCGGTTTATTCGAAAAACCTTTGGCACCTTGCATGCCTAA